From a single Ooceraea biroi isolate clonal line C1 chromosome 12, Obir_v5.4, whole genome shotgun sequence genomic region:
- the LOC105282235 gene encoding ER membrane protein complex subunit 6 isoform X1 produces the protein MLGKIKTKQEKSGEIIAYSEAAVMNNAAVVEYCRISMAALSGGTAGLLGLTGLYGFGFYIFAVFGLWAMLLMKAGGQWKKYFISRRHLLTSGFFGGLFIFIWDGSCLLRRRTASGSIHIICEYVIPQSRVNMQARQVDPSYLYIT, from the exons ATGCTGgggaaaataaaaacgaagcAGGAGAAGAGTGGCG AGATCATCGCGTACAGCGAGGCAGCAGTGATGAACAACGCTGCAGTCGTGGAATACTGTAGGATATCAATGGCAGCTCTGTCGGGTGGCACAGCTGGCCTCCTCGGATTGACCGGTCTATACGGATTCGGGTTTTATATCTTTGCAGTTTTCGGGCTTTGG GCGATGCTGTTGATGAAGGCAGGCGGTCagtggaaaaaatatttcatcagcAGGCGGCATCTCTTGACGAGTGGTTTCTTTGGCGGTCTTTTT ATTTTTATATGGGATGGTTCATGTCTATTGAGGAGGAGAACAGCGAGCGGTTCAATACACATTATATGTGAATACGTAATTCCACAGAGTCGCGTAAATATGCAGGCGCGCCAGGTTGATCcgtcatatttatatatcacttaa
- the LOC105282235 gene encoding ER membrane protein complex subunit 6 isoform X2 has protein sequence MLGKIKTKQEKSGEIIAYSEAAVMNNAAVVEYCRISMAALSGGTAGLLGLTGLYGFGFYIFAVFGLWAMLLMKAGGQWKKYFISRRHLLTSGFFGGLFTYVLFWTFLYGMVHVY, from the exons ATGCTGgggaaaataaaaacgaagcAGGAGAAGAGTGGCG AGATCATCGCGTACAGCGAGGCAGCAGTGATGAACAACGCTGCAGTCGTGGAATACTGTAGGATATCAATGGCAGCTCTGTCGGGTGGCACAGCTGGCCTCCTCGGATTGACCGGTCTATACGGATTCGGGTTTTATATCTTTGCAGTTTTCGGGCTTTGG GCGATGCTGTTGATGAAGGCAGGCGGTCagtggaaaaaatatttcatcagcAGGCGGCATCTCTTGACGAGTGGTTTCTTTGGCGGTCTTTTT ACGTACGTGCTATTCTGGAC ATTTTTATATGGGATGGTTCATGTCTATTGA
- the LOC105282236 gene encoding excitatory amino acid transporter: MSLGQRISGAVAVLRGASTEAKETGHTSCTEEIEKMTSEEEVEDKPRHRVTALDRLQVVIEWMGTNLLLALTIAGVLVGLGLGFLGRLADLSPQAVTLVSFPGELLMRMLKMFVLPLIISSLISGMAQLDVQRSGRIGVRALTYYSVTTILAAIVGIAMVLMIHPGDPQIKSTVAVMVKAEETKVSTIDAILDIIRNMLPENLVQACFQQVQTSYVKKKVVGIGGSNQSEYILEPTLVYKDGTNVMGMIVFCIIFGVLAGQIGPRGKLMVDFFVILNEIIMKLVTIVVVWYSPFGIMCLIAGKIMSISNLAGTAQMLGLYMVTVVLGLMIHAIITLPLIYWFMTRKNPAIFFRGMMQAWVTALGTASSAATLPLTFRCLEENNKIDPRVTRFVVAVGATVNMDGTALYEAVAAIFIAQMNGIPLGFVEVITVSLTATLASVGAASIPGAALVTMLLVLTALGLPTNDVSLLFAIDWILDRLRTSINVLGDGYGAGIVYHLSKIELDKMDEERRLESLESGSPVEIAAEGPREESTKHEQTSETRI, translated from the exons ATGTCTCTGGGGCAACGTATTTCCGGCGCCGTCGCGGTTCTCCGCGGTGCCTCGACAGAGGCCAAGGAAACCGGCCACAC GTCGTGCACAGAAGAGATCGAGAAGATGACGTCCGAGGAAGAAGTCGAGGACAAACCGCGGCACAGAGTGACGGCACTCGACAGGTTACAGGTG GTAATAGAATGGATGGGAACCAACTTGCTTCTGGCGTTGACTATCGCCGGAGTTTTGGTGGGTCTTGGTCTCGGGTTTCTGGGTCGATTGGCCGATCTCTCGCCGCAAGCTGTAACTCTCGTCAGCTTTCCGGGAGAGCTTCTCATGCGGATGCTGAAAATGTTCGTTCTGCCGCTCATTATCTCATCGCTCATCTCcg GAATGGCACAACTAGACGTTCAAAGATCGGGAAGGATAGGCGTCCGAGCGCTAACGTATTACTCGGTGACGACCATCCTCGCCGCTATAGTGGGCATTGCGATGGTGCTGATGATCCATCCGGGAGATCCGCAGATCAAGAGTACGGTTGCCGTGATGGTGAAAGCCGAGGAGACGAAGGTCTCCACCATAGACGCTATCCTCGACATAATTCG AAACATGCTGCCGGAGAATCTGGTGCAAGCGTGCTTCCAGCAGGTGCAGACTTCTTACGTGAAGAAGAAAGTGGTCGGGATCGGCGGCTCGAATCAAAGCGAGTACATATTGGAGCCAACCTTGGTCTACAAGGACGGCACGAATGTGATGGGTATGATCGTGTTCTGCATCATCTTCGGCGTGCTCGCGGGCCAGATAGGCCCTCGCGGCAAGCTGATGGTAGATTTCTTCGTGATACTGAACGAGATCATCATGAAGCTCGTCACCATCGTCGTGGTCTG GTACTCTCCGTTCGGTATCATGTGCCTGATAGCTGGAAAGATCATGTCGATCAGCAATCTGGCGGGAACCGCTCAAATGTTAGGTCTCTACATGGTGACAGTCGTGTTGGGTTTAATGATTCACGCGATCATCACGTTGCCGCTGATCTATTGGTTCATGACGCGAAAGAATCCAGCAATATTCTTCAGGGGCATGATGCAAGCCTGGGTGACGGCGCTGGGTACAGCTTCAAG TGCAGCGACCTTGCCCCTGACGTTCCGTTGTCTCGAGGAAAATAACAAGATCGATCCGCGGGTGACACGCTTCGTCGTGGCGGTGGGTGCGACCGTGAACATGGATGGCACAGCTCTTTACGAGGCCGTAGCAGCGATCTTCATCGCGCAAATGAACGGCATCCCGTTAGGATTCGTCGAAGTCATCACTGTCAG CCTTACAGCTACCCTGGCGAGCGTCGGAGCCGCAAGTATTCCCGGCGCCGCGTTGGTCACCATGCTGCTGGTGTTAACCGCCCTGGGTCTCCCCACGAACGACGTTTCCTTACTGTTTGCAATCGATTGGATACT GGATCGACTCAGAACTTCGATCAACGTTCTGGGCGATGGTTACGGAGCCGGGATAGTTTATCATTTGAGCAAAATAGAGCTGGACAAGATGGATGAGGAACGAAGATTGGAGAGTCTGGAAAGCGGAAGTCCCGTCGAAATCGCGGCTGAGGGACCACGAGAAGAATCTACAAAGCACGAGCAAACTTCTGAAACGAGGATCTGA
- the LOC105282233 gene encoding U7 snRNA-associated Sm-like protein LSm10: MQHQSRVYCQSASSICVECHARAPAVAMPQESKCEKFFLYNTLSILLKAVEKQRTTVDLRNEASIFGIVDHADAHMNVVMRDCVFTDPRGDSFRYDMFFVQARNIRCVHIPPNIRIIPAIKEQLKQLKGPATESRVTTSNFRSKRTQQRHREDLAAAEEILESRRNAETQNSQNK, encoded by the exons ATGCAACATCAGTCACGTGTTTACTGTCAGTCCGCTTCGTCGATCTGCGTCGAGTGTCACGCGCGCGCTCCCGCTGTGGCAATGCCTCAAGAGTCCAAATGCGAGAAGTTCTTTCTCTACAACACACTGTCGATTCTGCTGAAAGCCGTGGAGAAGCAGCGAACCACGGTGGACCTGCGGAACGAGGCGTCGATCTTCGGCATCGTCGATCATGCTGACGC GCACATGAACGTCGTGATGCGGGATTGCGTGTTCACGGATCCGCGTGGCGACTCCTTCAGGTATGACATGTTCTTCGTGCAGGCGAGGAACATCCGCTGCGTTCACATCCCACCGAAC ATACGGATTATACCGGCTATCAAGGAACAGTTAAAGCAATTAAAGGGTCCTGCGACGGAATCGAGGGTCACGACAAGCAACTTTAGGTCAAAACGCACTCAACAAAGACATCGGGAAGACCTTGCAGCTGCAGAAGAAATTTTAGAAAGTAGGAGGAACGCAGAAACGCAGAACAGTCAAAACAAATGA
- the LOC105282232 gene encoding 5'-nucleotidase domain-containing protein 1, with the protein MIRSLGPYCGTGKLYARGHTQTLVHKLLGNRVEPPAGSVCIGSRSKALGRSSASNMNDTFRFTDYDCIGFDLDNTLLRYNVTSLVRMEYEELAGFLVNQRGYSGAHLLKPLTEDDLDFMQKGLMLDLERGNVLRVSPDGVIRRASHGSRLLSVDRIKEIYPEQRWDVTDAYCSDMLSAWNGPPSKKIRSLLDYFDMSASIAFTRAVDTLDEERGSPLDRYNVWPDILDGLFYMFSRQHFREREDGFFGRVKRNPEKYLRKCNPETVSWLRKLKERSATFLITGSNADFANFTASYALGEDWRSLFDIVVCYARKPSFFTSARPFLNVNVNYDEVNVNSQCLKRGEIYSQGNWNDLVKFLTSITGKADQRCLYVGDNLIQDIYVPNAYIRCDTLAVIEEQMSEGMLHHGLTHPDEKILNSKLWGSFFCLKDSTVNVDSLWGHVIKKHAKLCIPEIDVVVQRPLEEPIPSFDKDGKLYRGYYPAVPLSISAM; encoded by the coding sequence ATGATCAGGAGTCTGGGTCCTTACTGCGGCACTGGCAAGTTGTATGCACGCGGACACACGCAGACTCTCGTGCACAAGCTGTTGGGTAACCGAGTAGAACCACCAGCCGGTAGTGTATGCATCGGCTCTCGTTCCAAAGCGCTTGGCAGGTCCTCCGCGAGCAACATGAACGACACGTTCAGATTCACCGATTACGACTGCATCGGCTTCGACCTGGACAACACCCTGCTGCGCTACAATGTCACGAGCCTGGTGCGCATGGAGTACGAGGAGCTAGCTGGGTTCCTGGTGAACCAGCGGGGTTACAGCGGGGCGCACCTGCTGAAACCGTTGACGGAAGATGACCTGGACTTCATGCAGAAAGGCCTGATGCTGGATCTGGAAAGGGGGAACGTGCTCAGGGTGAGCCCGGACGGCGTGATACGCAGGGCGTCGCACGGATCGCGGCTGCTGAGCGTCGATCGCATCAAGGAGATATATCCTGAGCAGAGGTGGGACGTCACGGACGCGTACTGCAGCGACATGCTGTCCGCCTGGAACGGCCCGCCGTCCAAGAAGATCAGGAGCCTCCTGGATTACTTCGACATGTCGGCGAGCATCGCGTTCACGCGGGCGGTCGACACGCTCGACGAGGAGCGCGGATCGCCCTTGGACAGATACAATGTCTGGCCTGACATCCTCGACGGGCTGTTCTACATGTTCTCCAGGCAACACTTTCGAGAGCGCGAGGACGGGTTCTTCGGCCGTGTCAAGAGAAACCCGGAGAAATACCTGCGCAAGTGTAATCCAGAAACGGTATCGTGGCTGAGGAAGCTGAAGGAGAGGTCCGCCACCTTCCTCATCACCGGGTCGAACGCGGACTTCGCCAACTTCACCGCGAGCTACGCCCTCGGCGAGGACTGGCGGTCGCTCTTCGACATCGTGGTGTGCTACGCGAGGAAGCCGAGCTTCTTTACTAGTGCTCGGCCATTCCTGAACGTGAATGTGAATTATGATGAGGTCAACGTCAACAGCCAGTGCCTGAAGCGAGGCGAGATCTACAGTCAGGGCAACTGGAACGATCTAGTGAAGTTTCTGACTAGTATAACGGGGAAGGCTGATCAGCGGTGCTTATACGTTGGCGATAATCTTATACAGGACATTTACGTGCCAAATGCGTACATACGTTGTGACACGCTGGCTGTGATCGAGGAACAGATGTCGGAGGGAATGCTTCATCACGGGTTGACGCATCCGGACGAGAAAATCTTGAACTCGAAATTATGGGGGTCGTTCTTTTGCTTGAAAGACTCGACGGTCAACGTAGACTCCTTGTGGGGACACGTTATAAAGAAACACGCGAAGCTCTGTATACCGGAAATTGACGTAGTCGTGCAGAGACCTTTGGAAGAGCCCATTCCTTCCTTTGATAAAGACGGGAAATTGTATCGTGGATATTATCCCGCTGTACCACTTAGCATATCAGCTATGTAA